From one Vanacampus margaritifer isolate UIUO_Vmar chromosome 12, RoL_Vmar_1.0, whole genome shotgun sequence genomic stretch:
- the LOC144061706 gene encoding N-lysine methyltransferase KMT5A-A-like, which translates to MSVMRPQRAKVKPKEEVAYFSSLGKDRDGFTMKYINSFKGRGVFSSCSFQKGVFPTEYRGEVISKQERENRLRVYHDAQKVFMFEFHYNGKTLWFPLKHNLMKTPLSQTAPKLTRFELTHNLKT; encoded by the exons atgtcagtcatgaggccacagagggcaaaagttaaacccaaagaagaggtagcatatttttcatccttaggtaaagacagggatggcttcaccatgaaatatattaattcattcaaag gtcgaggagtgttcagttcctgctcctttcagaagggagtctttcctactgaatatcgaggagaagttataagcaaacaggaacgtgaaaacaggctgagagtgtatcatgatgcccagaaggttttcatgtttgaatttcactacaatggaaaaacactatg gtttccactgaagcacaacctgatgaagacaccgctatcacagactgcgccaaagttgaccag